From a region of the Sandaracinaceae bacterium genome:
- a CDS encoding UDP-N-acetylglucosamine--LPS N-acetylglucosamine transferase, with protein sequence MGTHGAARQASSPRRQKVLAISSGGGHWVELLRLRPAFDGHFMVFVTVDETYRAHVGSAPLRVVPDTTRWDRLGMLRCAAQVLRVLLEERPDVVVSTGALPGFFGVVLGRALGARTIWVDSLANVDELSMSGQKVGRFADLWLTQWPELARPGGPRFAGSVLG encoded by the coding sequence ATGGGCACGCACGGCGCAGCAAGGCAGGCCTCTTCGCCACGCCGGCAGAAGGTGCTGGCCATCAGCTCGGGGGGCGGACACTGGGTCGAGCTGCTGCGCCTGCGCCCGGCGTTCGACGGGCACTTCATGGTGTTCGTGACGGTGGACGAGACCTACCGCGCGCACGTGGGCAGCGCGCCGTTGCGCGTGGTGCCGGACACCACCCGCTGGGACCGCCTGGGCATGCTGCGCTGCGCAGCGCAGGTGCTGCGGGTGCTGCTGGAGGAGCGGCCCGACGTGGTGGTCAGCACGGGCGCGCTGCCTGGCTTCTTCGGCGTGGTGCTGGGGCGGGCGTTGGGGGCACGCACCATCTGGGTGGACAGCCTGGCCAACGTGGACGAGCTGAGCATGAGCGGGCAGAAGGTGGGGCGCTTCGCAGACCTGTGGCTCACGCAGTGGCCCGAGCTGGCACGCCCGGGTGGCCCGCGCTTCGCGGGGAGCGTGCTCGGATGA
- a CDS encoding glycosyl transferase family 28 has translation MKLLLTVGAQMPFDRLVLAMDAWAAANPSARVAAQIGDSTVNATHLEAQRFLEPARFDLACDEADAIVGHAGIGTLFAALERGKPVLVLPRRADLRETRNDHQLATARRFGERPGVVVVWEERELPEGLERLTALVRTASGVAEPPRREGPLFDVIRDFVDTGALPPRGAS, from the coding sequence ATGAAGCTGCTGCTCACGGTGGGCGCGCAGATGCCCTTCGACCGCTTGGTGCTCGCCATGGACGCCTGGGCGGCGGCCAACCCGAGCGCGCGGGTCGCGGCGCAGATCGGCGACTCCACGGTGAACGCCACGCACCTCGAAGCGCAGCGCTTCCTCGAACCGGCGCGCTTCGACCTGGCCTGCGACGAGGCCGACGCCATCGTGGGGCACGCGGGCATCGGCACGCTCTTCGCGGCGCTCGAGCGTGGCAAGCCCGTGCTGGTGCTGCCGCGCCGCGCGGACCTGCGCGAGACGCGCAACGACCACCAGCTGGCCACGGCGCGCCGCTTCGGGGAGCGCCCAGGCGTGGTGGTGGTGTGGGAAGAACGCGAGCTGCCCGAGGGGCTCGAGCGTCTCACCGCGCTGGTGCGCACCGCTTCGGGTGTGGCCGAGCCGCCGCGCCGCGAGGGGCCCCTGTTCGATGTGATTCGAGACTTCGTCGACACGGGCGCGCTGCCGCCGCGAGGGGCTTCATGA
- a CDS encoding glycosyltransferase family 4 protein translates to MKKLCVLYMAGAGDAKAAFQAWANHSELEAITHVGYSHQFFDACAEVGASVLALTTHANDSDAQHGEMRVEKIDDYLAGTHGLAYHAAQVILAAAIIKRAVAFRANVVVIGGEPHPELLAPLQLLGVRVVLAHHCVLWPAFQPRSTKSRVLFHTQRPFYRFHGDAVLSASSMVSAQVQDIAGERTIPIVEFFPLFRSDLFSDIPDPEASRRPFRVMFVGRVEANKGVFDLMEIARRLRAAQRSDIVIDICGSGAASAALEGQVREHGLQDLVVLHGWCDAQKLRSLQMQSHAAIVPTRTDFVEGFNHVIVEALLARRPVVTSKVCPAVHYLSGGVTLAHPDDPESYFQQLVKLVDDPAHYRTLQAGARDAGREFLSDENSYRQGVRHVLTAFAANQKPAPHIIAPVARLGPD, encoded by the coding sequence ATGAAGAAGCTCTGCGTGCTGTACATGGCCGGCGCTGGCGATGCCAAAGCGGCTTTTCAGGCTTGGGCCAACCACTCCGAGCTGGAGGCGATCACCCACGTGGGCTATTCGCACCAGTTCTTCGATGCGTGCGCGGAGGTCGGCGCGTCCGTTCTCGCACTCACCACACACGCAAACGACAGCGACGCGCAGCACGGCGAGATGCGTGTGGAGAAGATCGACGACTACCTGGCCGGGACGCACGGCCTCGCGTACCACGCGGCGCAGGTCATCCTGGCGGCCGCCATCATCAAGCGTGCCGTCGCCTTTCGCGCCAACGTCGTCGTCATCGGGGGCGAGCCGCACCCGGAGTTGCTCGCTCCGCTCCAGCTCCTGGGGGTGCGTGTCGTGCTAGCTCATCACTGCGTCTTGTGGCCGGCGTTTCAACCGCGCAGCACCAAGTCACGCGTCCTGTTCCACACCCAACGGCCGTTCTACCGCTTCCACGGCGACGCAGTCCTCAGCGCGTCGAGCATGGTCAGCGCCCAGGTGCAGGACATCGCAGGCGAGCGCACGATCCCAATCGTCGAGTTCTTTCCTCTGTTTCGCTCCGACCTCTTCTCGGACATCCCGGATCCGGAGGCATCGCGACGGCCGTTTCGAGTCATGTTCGTGGGTCGCGTGGAAGCCAACAAAGGCGTCTTCGACTTGATGGAGATCGCCCGGCGCCTGCGCGCCGCGCAACGCAGCGACATCGTGATCGACATCTGTGGGAGCGGTGCCGCATCCGCCGCCCTCGAGGGTCAGGTGCGCGAGCACGGCCTGCAAGACCTGGTGGTGCTGCACGGCTGGTGTGATGCCCAGAAGCTGCGGTCGCTGCAGATGCAGAGCCACGCGGCGATCGTTCCGACGCGGACGGACTTCGTCGAGGGGTTCAATCACGTCATCGTGGAGGCGCTGCTCGCTAGGCGGCCCGTGGTGACCTCGAAGGTGTGTCCTGCGGTCCACTATCTGTCGGGCGGAGTCACGCTCGCGCACCCCGACGATCCGGAGAGCTACTTCCAGCAGCTCGTGAAGCTCGTCGACGATCCCGCGCACTACCGCACGCTGCAAGCTGGCGCGCGTGACGCTGGCCGCGAGTTTCTCTCTGACGAGAACAGCTACCGTCAGGGCGTCCGCCACGTGCTGACGGCGTTCGCTGCCAATCAGAAGCCGGCGCCCCACATCATTGCGCCGGTTGCGCGGCTCGGCCCCGATTGA
- a CDS encoding PhnA domain-containing protein, whose amino-acid sequence MSDSSVLLPALRTRAGSQCELCGAADAEHVFPVGPEAPGSAPSERAILLCAACDAAVVSPAANAAALRSLQQAAWSEVPAVQVAAFRLLHALPDEAWAVDLLGQLYLDDETLAWAQAGLGGGAAAGDGARPTLDSNGAVLVDGDSVTLIKDLEVKGAGFTAKRGTLVKNIRLTDDPELIDARVNKIAIVLKTCFLKKA is encoded by the coding sequence ATGAGCGACTCGAGCGTGCTTCTCCCAGCCCTGCGCACGCGCGCGGGCTCCCAGTGTGAGCTCTGCGGAGCGGCCGACGCGGAGCACGTGTTCCCCGTGGGGCCCGAGGCTCCCGGCAGCGCACCGAGCGAGCGCGCGATTCTGCTGTGCGCCGCGTGCGACGCCGCCGTGGTGTCCCCCGCCGCCAACGCCGCCGCGCTGCGCAGCCTGCAGCAAGCCGCGTGGAGCGAGGTGCCCGCCGTGCAGGTGGCTGCGTTTCGCTTGCTGCACGCGCTCCCCGACGAGGCCTGGGCCGTGGACCTCTTGGGCCAGCTCTACCTCGACGACGAGACCCTGGCCTGGGCGCAGGCGGGCCTCGGTGGCGGCGCCGCGGCTGGCGACGGCGCGCGCCCCACGCTGGACAGCAACGGCGCCGTGCTGGTGGACGGTGACTCCGTCACGCTCATCAAGGACCTCGAAGTGAAGGGCGCAGGCTTCACCGCCAAGCGCGGCACGCTGGTGAAGAACATCCGCCTGACCGACGACCCCGAGCTCATCGACGCGCGCGTGAACAAGATCGCCATCGTGCTGAAGACCTGCTTCCTGAAGAAGGCCTGA
- a CDS encoding O-methyltransferase, with protein MTRAWKKVPFLRWSFWRMALGRKQLLTTWQVGDGREERLAQYVAANARQGDLDDVIRVIDQYAYDEAFLINVGDEKGAILDAAVRRAQPKRVLELGTYCGYSALRMARVAPRAHIHSIEFSADNAGIARRIFEHAGVADRITVVVGTLGDGGATLSQLRSEHGFGTGVLDFVFVDHDKAAYLPDLERVLQEGWLRPHAIVVADNIKVPGAPDYRAFMLAQEGKRFRTREHETHLEYQSVIADLMLESEYLGG; from the coding sequence ATGACGCGAGCCTGGAAGAAGGTGCCGTTCCTGCGCTGGTCGTTCTGGCGCATGGCGCTCGGTCGCAAGCAGCTGCTCACCACCTGGCAGGTGGGCGACGGTCGCGAGGAACGCCTGGCGCAGTACGTGGCAGCGAACGCCCGCCAGGGGGACCTCGACGACGTCATCCGCGTCATCGACCAGTACGCCTACGACGAGGCCTTCCTCATCAACGTGGGCGACGAGAAGGGCGCCATCCTGGACGCGGCGGTCCGGCGTGCGCAGCCCAAGCGCGTGCTCGAGCTGGGGACGTACTGCGGCTACAGCGCGCTGCGCATGGCTCGCGTGGCCCCCAGGGCGCACATCCACTCCATCGAGTTCAGCGCCGACAACGCCGGCATCGCGCGCCGCATCTTCGAGCACGCGGGCGTGGCCGACCGCATCACCGTGGTGGTGGGCACGCTCGGCGACGGCGGCGCCACCCTGAGCCAGCTGCGCAGCGAGCACGGCTTCGGCACAGGTGTGCTCGACTTCGTGTTCGTGGACCACGACAAGGCGGCCTACCTCCCCGACCTCGAGCGCGTCTTGCAGGAGGGCTGGCTGCGCCCGCACGCCATCGTGGTGGCCGACAACATCAAGGTGCCCGGCGCGCCGGACTACCGTGCGTTCATGCTGGCGCAGGAGGGCAAGCGCTTCCGCACGCGCGAGCACGAGACCCACCTCGAGTACCAGAGCGTGATCGCGGACCTGATGCTGGAGTCCGAGTACCTCGGAGGGTGA
- a CDS encoding glycosyltransferase, whose protein sequence is MIFLASAALGVTGTLATLPGTLELGALTLGSLLGKPRLLGDARACGMLAVIVPAHNEAGGIAQCVQSLFACEQPPGGARVIVVADNCSDDTAARAREAGAEVLVRNDTERRGKGYALELAFTHALEDPSVEAALVVDADTTVLPNFLIAMAAAFAGGADGVQCRYLVSNASEHQLRNVALLAFNVARPRARERYGLSVGILGNGFGLHRRVLEALPYTARSVVEDLEYHVMMVRAGYAVRFVEQTAVSAAVPTTAAAESTQRARWEGGRLRMLRELAPSLAADVLRGRGRSVEPLGELLLLPLASHVGALLVVLVLPFPPTQLYAAGALSLVGAHVLSSLMTSGATRADWVALGTAPLYVARKLALLPAILRASKTDQEWVRTARPS, encoded by the coding sequence GTGATCTTCCTGGCCAGCGCGGCGCTGGGCGTCACGGGCACCCTCGCCACGCTGCCCGGCACGCTCGAGCTGGGCGCGCTCACGCTGGGCTCGCTGCTGGGCAAGCCGCGCCTCCTGGGCGACGCGCGCGCGTGCGGCATGCTGGCGGTCATCGTGCCGGCGCACAACGAAGCGGGCGGCATCGCGCAGTGCGTGCAGAGCCTGTTCGCGTGTGAGCAGCCTCCCGGTGGGGCGCGCGTCATCGTGGTGGCCGACAACTGCAGCGACGACACCGCCGCCCGGGCTCGCGAGGCCGGCGCCGAGGTGCTGGTGCGCAACGACACCGAGCGGCGCGGCAAGGGCTACGCGCTCGAGCTGGCGTTCACGCACGCGCTAGAAGACCCGAGCGTGGAGGCTGCTCTGGTGGTGGACGCCGACACCACGGTCCTGCCCAACTTCTTGATCGCCATGGCGGCGGCCTTTGCGGGCGGCGCCGACGGCGTGCAGTGCCGCTACCTGGTGAGCAACGCGAGCGAGCACCAGCTCCGCAACGTGGCGCTGCTGGCCTTCAACGTGGCCCGGCCACGCGCGCGCGAGCGCTATGGGCTGTCCGTGGGCATCCTGGGCAACGGCTTCGGCCTCCACCGGCGCGTGCTCGAGGCGCTGCCCTACACGGCGCGCTCGGTGGTGGAGGACCTCGAGTACCACGTCATGATGGTGCGCGCGGGCTATGCCGTGCGCTTCGTCGAGCAGACCGCCGTGAGCGCCGCGGTGCCCACCACGGCTGCCGCCGAGAGCACGCAGCGCGCGCGCTGGGAGGGTGGCCGCCTGCGCATGCTGCGCGAGCTGGCGCCCAGCTTGGCTGCCGACGTACTGCGCGGGCGCGGGCGCAGCGTGGAGCCGCTGGGCGAGCTCTTGCTGCTGCCGCTGGCGTCGCACGTGGGCGCGCTGCTGGTGGTTCTGGTGCTGCCGTTCCCGCCCACGCAGCTGTACGCGGCGGGCGCGCTCTCCTTGGTGGGCGCGCACGTGCTCAGCAGCCTCATGACCAGCGGCGCCACGCGCGCCGACTGGGTGGCCCTCGGCACCGCCCCCCTGTACGTGGCGCGCAAGCTCGCGCTGCTGCCCGCCATCCTGCGGGCCTCGAAGACGGACCAAGAGTGGGTCCGCACGGCCCGCCCCAGCTGA
- a CDS encoding NAD-dependent epimerase/dehydratase family protein, whose translation MNAPKSSSSPALAVGIVGAGYIADYHVSALRAVPGVEVRAVCDLRASAAARFAEAQGIPASYGDLAEMLRSEKLDAVHVLTPPNAHVAPALQILDAGVDVLLEKPLAHTLAGCEALESAARASGARCGTSHNFLFTKPYERLMADVSSGRLGHLDQIDIVWNKELGQVKGGPFSAFMLAHPSHILFEVAPHSFAHALHLTSGLAPNTSATEITDLSVDARDEVALPRGLRFFRRWEIRGWAGKTSVRIRFCFDAGYPEHYVHVRGSNGTGHVDFENNTYVRQEHTPYLLDIDRFVNVGHAAQSALTQAGATLGQVVLAKAGLPVAGGPFAESITRAVRCFYDTRLGRLDARLDVALAKGAVALATRAAERAGLGQGTQAPAVSAAPKTVVPQATGAQRPDTLVVGGTGFIGRALVRRLVESGVSVRVLARDPDGAPPELMRPEVERVRGDFTDLASVVPALEGIKHVYHLARGYGNTWDEYLRWDVAPTRAFAEACAKSGVERFFYASSIAIYYAGARAGVITEDTAPVDGMLRANAYARSKAENERVLTELMRTHGLPLTLFRPGIVLGAGGPPLHWGIAAWPYPSVCRLYGSGDHPLPIVLVDDVADAMVAARTADGVLGQSYNLTADPCITANQYLDEVEKSAGVTIRRVPVSAPRAYVTALSKFAVKAAGRSPAAVLPSYADCEGKSFAGTFSAAKAERELGWKPEKRREVLVREGIHRPVREYFELGDTSATSGSASSAPVQPESAP comes from the coding sequence ATGAACGCGCCCAAGTCTTCCTCGTCTCCTGCTCTCGCCGTCGGCATCGTCGGCGCGGGCTACATCGCGGACTACCACGTGAGCGCGCTGCGTGCGGTCCCCGGTGTGGAAGTGCGCGCGGTGTGTGACCTGCGGGCCAGTGCGGCCGCCCGCTTCGCCGAGGCCCAAGGCATCCCCGCTTCCTATGGGGACCTCGCCGAGATGCTGCGCAGCGAGAAGCTCGACGCCGTCCACGTGCTCACGCCGCCCAACGCGCACGTGGCGCCCGCGCTGCAGATCCTGGATGCCGGCGTGGACGTGCTGCTGGAGAAGCCGCTGGCCCACACGCTGGCCGGCTGCGAGGCGCTCGAGAGCGCGGCGCGAGCGAGCGGCGCGCGCTGCGGCACCAGCCACAACTTCCTGTTCACGAAGCCCTACGAGCGCTTGATGGCCGACGTGAGCAGCGGGCGCCTGGGGCACTTGGATCAGATCGACATCGTCTGGAACAAGGAGCTGGGGCAAGTGAAGGGCGGGCCGTTCTCGGCCTTCATGCTGGCGCACCCGAGCCACATCCTGTTCGAGGTGGCGCCGCACTCCTTCGCGCACGCGCTGCACCTCACCAGCGGGCTCGCGCCCAACACCAGCGCCACCGAGATCACGGATCTGAGCGTGGACGCGCGCGACGAGGTGGCGCTGCCGCGCGGCTTGCGCTTCTTCCGCCGCTGGGAGATCCGCGGCTGGGCCGGCAAGACCAGCGTGCGCATCCGCTTCTGCTTCGACGCCGGCTACCCCGAGCACTACGTGCACGTGCGCGGCAGCAACGGCACGGGCCACGTGGACTTCGAGAACAATACCTACGTGCGGCAGGAACACACGCCGTACCTGCTGGACATCGACCGCTTCGTGAACGTGGGCCACGCGGCGCAGAGCGCGCTGACGCAGGCCGGCGCCACGCTCGGCCAGGTGGTGCTGGCCAAGGCCGGGCTGCCCGTGGCCGGTGGGCCGTTCGCCGAGAGCATCACGCGCGCCGTGCGCTGCTTCTACGACACGCGCCTCGGGCGGCTGGACGCACGCCTGGATGTCGCGCTGGCCAAGGGGGCGGTGGCGCTGGCCACGCGCGCGGCCGAGCGGGCCGGGCTGGGGCAAGGAACCCAAGCGCCGGCGGTGAGCGCCGCGCCCAAGACGGTGGTTCCGCAGGCCACTGGAGCGCAGCGCCCCGACACGCTGGTGGTGGGTGGCACGGGCTTCATCGGCCGCGCGCTGGTGCGGCGCCTGGTGGAGAGCGGCGTGAGTGTCCGCGTGCTGGCACGTGACCCCGACGGCGCGCCGCCCGAGCTGATGCGCCCCGAGGTGGAGCGCGTGCGCGGTGACTTCACGGACCTCGCGTCCGTGGTGCCCGCCCTCGAGGGCATCAAGCACGTGTACCACCTGGCTCGCGGCTACGGGAACACGTGGGACGAGTACCTGCGCTGGGACGTGGCGCCCACGCGCGCCTTCGCCGAGGCGTGCGCCAAGTCCGGGGTCGAGCGCTTCTTCTACGCCAGCTCCATTGCCATCTACTACGCGGGGGCGCGCGCCGGCGTCATCACCGAAGACACCGCGCCGGTGGACGGCATGCTGCGCGCCAACGCCTACGCGCGCAGCAAGGCCGAGAACGAGCGTGTGCTCACCGAGCTGATGCGCACCCACGGCCTGCCGCTCACGCTGTTCCGCCCGGGCATCGTGCTGGGCGCGGGAGGCCCGCCGCTGCACTGGGGCATCGCGGCCTGGCCGTATCCCTCCGTGTGCCGGCTCTACGGCAGCGGCGACCACCCGCTGCCCATCGTGCTGGTGGACGACGTGGCCGACGCCATGGTGGCCGCGCGCACCGCCGACGGCGTGCTGGGGCAGTCGTACAATCTGACGGCCGACCCGTGCATCACCGCCAACCAGTACCTGGACGAGGTGGAGAAGAGCGCGGGCGTCACCATTCGGCGCGTGCCGGTCTCCGCGCCGCGGGCCTACGTGACGGCGCTGTCCAAGTTCGCGGTGAAGGCCGCCGGGCGCAGCCCCGCCGCCGTGCTGCCCAGCTACGCCGACTGCGAAGGCAAGAGCTTCGCGGGCACGTTCAGCGCTGCGAAGGCCGAGCGCGAGCTGGGCTGGAAGCCCGAGAAGCGCCGCGAGGTGCTGGTGCGCGAGGGCATCCACCGGCCCGTGCGGGAGTACTTCGAGCTGGGTGACACGAGCGCTACCTCCGGATCCGCTAGCAGCGCGCCCGTGCAGCCGGAGTCCGCGCCGTGA
- a CDS encoding glycosyltransferase family 2 protein, whose protein sequence is MTGAGLRVGVVLIGRNEGARLVRCLESVCDGQRPVVYVDSGSTDSSVAEARQRGAAVVALDMSRPFSAARARNEGWRALLAAHPGLDAVQFIDGDCEVVPGWLEAAGAALAGDASVVAVCGYRRERYPEASVYNRVCDVEWRSGPAGDVRCFGGDVMIRASALTAVGGYDPSVIAAEDDELGVRLRAHTGGRFVRLPQDSTLHDADMHRAGQWWQRAKRCGHGYAQVHHLHGAPPERYFEQNLRRTVLWGAVAPAAALGLALPTLGLSLGLLARYPVVAARTALRTRQQGFPLGHALAWGGSVALQPFPELLGVIKFHRDRVQHAAPEIIEYKS, encoded by the coding sequence GTGACCGGGGCTGGCCTGCGCGTGGGCGTGGTGCTCATCGGTCGCAACGAGGGCGCGCGCTTGGTGCGCTGCCTCGAGTCCGTGTGCGACGGGCAGCGCCCCGTGGTGTACGTGGACTCGGGCTCCACGGATAGCAGCGTGGCCGAGGCCCGGCAGCGTGGCGCCGCAGTGGTGGCGCTCGACATGTCGCGGCCCTTCAGCGCGGCGCGTGCGCGCAACGAGGGCTGGCGCGCGCTCTTGGCGGCGCACCCTGGGCTCGACGCGGTGCAGTTCATCGACGGCGACTGCGAGGTGGTCCCGGGCTGGCTCGAGGCGGCTGGGGCGGCCCTGGCCGGCGACGCGAGCGTGGTGGCGGTGTGTGGCTACCGGCGCGAGCGCTACCCGGAGGCCAGCGTCTACAACCGCGTCTGCGACGTGGAGTGGCGCAGCGGCCCAGCGGGCGACGTGCGCTGCTTCGGCGGCGACGTGATGATCCGCGCGAGCGCGCTCACCGCCGTGGGCGGCTACGACCCGAGCGTCATCGCCGCCGAGGACGACGAGCTGGGCGTTCGGCTGCGCGCGCACACCGGCGGGCGGTTCGTGCGCTTGCCGCAGGACAGCACGCTGCACGACGCAGACATGCACCGCGCCGGCCAGTGGTGGCAGCGGGCCAAGCGCTGCGGGCACGGCTACGCCCAGGTGCACCACCTGCACGGCGCGCCCCCCGAGCGCTACTTCGAGCAGAACCTGCGGCGCACCGTGCTGTGGGGCGCCGTGGCCCCCGCTGCGGCCCTGGGGCTGGCGCTGCCCACGCTGGGGTTGTCGCTGGGGCTGCTGGCTCGCTATCCCGTGGTCGCCGCGCGCACCGCGCTGCGCACGCGGCAGCAGGGCTTCCCGCTGGGCCACGCGTTGGCGTGGGGTGGCAGCGTGGCGCTACAGCCCTTCCCCGAGCTCTTGGGGGTCATCAAGTTCCACCGGGACCGTGTGCAGCACGCCGCGCCCGAGATCATCGAGTACAAGTCATGA
- a CDS encoding polysaccharide deacetylase family protein — protein MNRRWVIKKAARGAVTFGSLASGSLALRGAIARGPRVRVLTYHRVGDACPEDPFCVTRDAFDAQMRLLAEEGRAVSLQQVQRFVAGREVLPDGACLVTIDDGCLSTLTEVLPTLRRWGVPAVAFVSASIVGADYDGLPERFLTWDELRTLDESPLVTIGSHAHTHRSLGLMAPSDAREEAQRSRETLERELGHEVRCFAYPFGTRADFNPVTERALADAGYHVAFNSMHGSIRPGMDPISLPRVKIEGGEPLPMFALQSRGALDAWRVVDQNLYRLQRVRQEIV, from the coding sequence GTGAACCGCCGCTGGGTCATCAAGAAGGCCGCGCGCGGGGCGGTCACCTTCGGCTCGCTGGCCAGCGGCTCTCTGGCGCTGCGCGGGGCCATAGCGCGCGGGCCGCGCGTGCGCGTGCTCACCTACCACCGCGTGGGGGACGCCTGCCCGGAGGACCCGTTCTGCGTCACGCGCGACGCGTTCGACGCGCAGATGCGGCTCTTGGCCGAAGAGGGCCGCGCCGTGTCGCTCCAGCAGGTGCAGCGCTTCGTGGCGGGTCGCGAAGTGCTGCCCGACGGCGCGTGCCTGGTGACCATCGACGACGGCTGCCTCAGCACGCTCACCGAGGTGCTTCCCACGCTGCGCCGCTGGGGCGTGCCGGCGGTGGCGTTCGTGAGCGCGTCCATCGTGGGCGCCGACTACGACGGACTGCCCGAGCGCTTCCTCACGTGGGACGAGCTGCGCACGCTGGACGAGAGCCCGCTGGTCACCATCGGGTCGCACGCGCACACGCACCGCTCGCTGGGGCTCATGGCGCCCAGCGACGCACGCGAAGAGGCGCAGCGCTCGCGCGAGACGCTGGAACGCGAGCTGGGCCACGAGGTGCGCTGCTTCGCGTATCCCTTTGGCACGCGCGCGGACTTCAACCCCGTCACCGAACGTGCGCTGGCCGACGCGGGCTACCACGTGGCGTTCAACTCGATGCACGGCAGCATCCGTCCTGGGATGGACCCCATCAGCCTGCCGCGCGTGAAGATCGAGGGCGGCGAGCCGCTCCCCATGTTCGCGCTGCAGAGCCGCGGCGCGCTCGATGCGTGGCGCGTGGTGGACCAGAACCTGTACCGGCTGCAGCGCGTGCGTCAGGAGATCGTGTGA
- a CDS encoding amino acid adenylation domain-containing protein, translating into MSDQPTLRSGFLRSLARFPERPCLAIGDETLTYAQLAERARAIAATLDVHTGDADAGHPPSRLTAVFGHRHPTAFAGLLGALLHGHGYVPLNPTFPLPRSAAMLERSGCEALVVDATASAKLPELLSGFPRALLVLLPDMVDVAELAVLRAALPLHRVLGATELEPARDHVLGDASPDDVAYLLFTSGSTGQPKGVMVAHRNVTAFLDVMVERYAITEADKFSQTFDLTFDLSVFDTFCAWERGACVCVPTAQQKLFPSKYLKQHELTVWFSVPSTGVLMSRLRMLKPDSYPSLRWTLFCGEALPADIVTQFAAAAPASVVENLYGPTELTIACTLYRWRGEASLAECAHGVVPIGEPYPGMRAIVVDEALAAVPRGEAGELLLAGAQVTPGYWQDAERTAKAFVVPPGETEVFYRTGDRVRWPDGGPLLYLGRVDNQVKIQGYRVELGEIEAVLREVGRTEVAIALGWPLSTSGADGVVGFVQAPHGASAEAREALGRTLVEASKARLPNYMQPSRVLLVDEWPLNANGKVDRNALRAVVDAEAAATVAAKLGASAPVSAGAAAEASAPATRTGGAA; encoded by the coding sequence ATGAGCGACCAGCCGACACTGCGCAGTGGGTTCTTGCGGTCGCTCGCGCGCTTCCCGGAGCGCCCGTGTCTCGCCATCGGCGATGAGACGCTGACGTACGCCCAGCTGGCCGAGCGCGCGCGGGCCATCGCGGCCACGCTGGATGTTCACACGGGCGACGCTGACGCGGGCCATCCACCCAGCCGGCTGACGGCGGTCTTCGGTCATCGGCACCCCACGGCCTTCGCCGGGCTGCTGGGCGCGCTTTTGCACGGGCATGGCTACGTGCCGCTCAACCCCACGTTCCCGCTGCCGCGCAGCGCCGCCATGCTGGAGCGCTCGGGCTGCGAGGCCCTGGTGGTGGACGCCACGGCCAGCGCCAAGCTGCCCGAGCTGCTCAGCGGCTTCCCGCGCGCGCTCCTGGTCCTGTTGCCCGACATGGTCGATGTGGCGGAGCTGGCCGTGCTGCGGGCCGCGCTCCCGCTGCATCGGGTGCTGGGGGCCACCGAGCTCGAGCCGGCGCGCGACCACGTGCTGGGAGACGCCTCGCCCGACGACGTGGCCTATCTGCTCTTCACCAGCGGCTCCACCGGTCAGCCCAAGGGCGTGATGGTGGCGCACCGCAACGTGACGGCGTTCCTGGACGTCATGGTGGAGCGCTACGCCATCACCGAGGCGGACAAGTTCAGCCAGACGTTCGACCTCACGTTCGACCTGAGCGTGTTCGACACGTTCTGCGCGTGGGAGCGCGGCGCCTGTGTGTGCGTGCCCACGGCGCAGCAGAAGCTGTTCCCCAGCAAATACCTGAAGCAGCACGAGCTCACGGTGTGGTTCAGCGTGCCGTCCACGGGCGTGCTCATGAGCCGCCTGCGCATGCTGAAGCCGGACAGCTACCCCAGCCTGCGCTGGACGCTCTTCTGTGGCGAGGCGCTCCCGGCCGACATCGTCACGCAGTTCGCGGCGGCGGCGCCCGCGTCGGTGGTGGAGAACCTCTACGGGCCCACCGAGCTGACCATCGCCTGCACGCTCTATCGCTGGCGCGGGGAGGCGTCGCTGGCCGAGTGCGCGCACGGGGTGGTGCCCATCGGCGAGCCGTATCCGGGCATGCGCGCCATCGTGGTGGACGAGGCGCTCGCGGCAGTGCCACGCGGCGAAGCGGGCGAGCTGCTGCTAGCGGGCGCGCAGGTGACCCCCGGCTACTGGCAGGACGCCGAGCGCACCGCGAAGGCCTTCGTGGTGCCGCCGGGCGAGACCGAGGTGTTCTACCGCACGGGCGACCGCGTGCGCTGGCCGGATGGCGGCCCGCTGCTGTACCTGGGGCGCGTGGACAACCAGGTGAAGATCCAGGGCTACCGCGTGGAGCTCGGCGAGATCGAGGCCGTGCTGCGCGAGGTGGGCCGCACCGAGGTGGCCATCGCGCTGGGCTGGCCGCTGTCCACGAGCGGCGCCGATGGCGTGGTGGGCTTCGTGCAGGCGCCCCACGGTGCGAGCGCCGAGGCACGTGAGGCGCTGGGCCGCACGCTGGTGGAGGCCAGCAAGGCGCGGCTGCCCAACTACATGCAGCCCTCGCGCGTGCTGCTGGTGGACGAGTGGCCGCTCAACGCCAACGGCAAGGTGGACCGAAACGCGCTGCGCGCCGTGGTGGACGCCGAGGCCGCCGCGACGGTTGCCGCGAAGCTGGGCGCGAGCGCTCCCGTGAGCGCTGGCGCGGCTGCCGAGGCGAGCGCTCCGGCCACCCGCACGGGAGGCGCCGCGTGA